In Leptospira limi, a single genomic region encodes these proteins:
- a CDS encoding extracellular solute-binding protein has translation MFHKLVQYHMVRSQVIKLVLVGITCLLPILFFQNCSEEDNKESLSRVVDLAWEGDPNSIPKALQLKNPVADPKAKKGGRIRIYSHQFPKSLNYYLDQFTTTARIFTSLYEPLTAYHPLTLETIPHLAKEWKISSDKKKFTFYLDPNARWSDGKPVTADDVIFTYDTIMNPKNGTAVFRISLSRFLKPVKVDDLTVVFEAKEVHWNNFNDIASSIFILPKHHFEGKDFNKENMEFPIVSGPYKITEVKKNRYIKLERRGDWWQRAYPFNEGRNNFDQIVYKVYNEEAVALQAFKKGDIDIYPVYSAFVWVEEAKGEAFDHNWIAKQRIFNLKPIGFQGWAMNSRRSIFADKRVREAMNLLVDRKLMIDKLAYGEYDPTNSYYPDFYLGGEKNPNIPTEFNIEKARKLLAEAGWKPNSEGILEKDGKPFQFSILDRDKKTEKYFTVFLEKAKEVGIRASIDTLDLAAWSERVDKYDFDMTWAAWGSGIFKDPGSQWLSKYADEEGQPNLPGLKIPEVDKLIEKQKTEFSVSKRNEILKQIDRIVYKEYPYVLLWHLPSTRLLYWQKYGMPSLPLGKYGDESFSSDYWWYDEEKDKKLTESLSKKEKFLDYEAIVRWK, from the coding sequence ATGTTTCATAAATTAGTTCAATACCATATGGTTCGTTCCCAAGTAATCAAGTTAGTTTTGGTGGGGATTACCTGTCTTTTACCAATTCTTTTTTTTCAAAATTGTTCAGAAGAGGACAATAAAGAAAGTCTGAGCCGCGTCGTTGACCTTGCTTGGGAAGGTGATCCAAATTCCATACCCAAAGCCTTACAACTGAAAAATCCTGTCGCAGACCCAAAGGCTAAAAAGGGAGGTAGGATACGGATCTACTCTCACCAATTTCCAAAATCATTGAACTATTATTTAGACCAGTTCACGACAACTGCAAGAATTTTCACAAGTTTATACGAACCTCTCACTGCTTACCATCCACTTACATTGGAAACCATCCCACACCTTGCAAAGGAATGGAAAATATCTTCAGACAAAAAGAAATTCACTTTTTATTTGGATCCCAATGCACGTTGGTCTGATGGGAAACCTGTTACAGCAGATGATGTCATTTTTACTTATGATACAATCATGAATCCCAAAAATGGAACTGCAGTTTTTAGGATTTCTCTTTCACGTTTTTTAAAACCAGTTAAAGTCGATGACCTAACAGTTGTTTTTGAGGCAAAAGAAGTTCATTGGAATAATTTTAATGATATCGCATCGTCCATCTTCATTTTACCAAAACATCATTTTGAAGGTAAAGATTTTAATAAAGAAAATATGGAATTTCCTATCGTTTCTGGTCCATATAAAATAACTGAAGTCAAAAAGAACCGATACATCAAATTGGAAAGAAGAGGGGATTGGTGGCAAAGGGCTTATCCGTTTAACGAAGGTCGAAACAATTTTGATCAAATTGTATACAAAGTTTATAACGAAGAAGCAGTAGCCTTACAAGCATTCAAAAAAGGTGATATAGACATTTATCCTGTTTACTCTGCATTTGTATGGGTAGAAGAAGCAAAAGGGGAGGCTTTTGATCATAATTGGATCGCTAAACAAAGGATTTTTAACTTAAAACCAATTGGATTCCAAGGTTGGGCAATGAACTCACGAAGATCTATATTTGCTGATAAACGAGTGAGAGAAGCGATGAACCTACTTGTGGATCGTAAATTAATGATCGATAAACTAGCGTATGGTGAATATGATCCAACAAATAGTTATTATCCAGATTTTTATCTAGGTGGTGAAAAAAATCCAAACATTCCAACAGAGTTTAATATTGAAAAGGCGAGGAAATTATTAGCCGAAGCAGGTTGGAAACCTAACTCGGAAGGGATTTTGGAAAAAGATGGAAAACCATTCCAATTTTCCATCCTCGATCGAGATAAAAAAACAGAGAAATATTTTACTGTGTTTCTTGAGAAAGCCAAAGAAGTGGGTATCCGAGCATCGATTGATACATTGGATTTGGCTGCTTGGAGTGAACGAGTTGATAAATATGATTTTGATATGACTTGGGCCGCTTGGGGGTCCGGGATCTTTAAAGATCCTGGATCCCAATGGTTATCAAAGTATGCAGATGAAGAAGGGCAGCCCAATTTACCTGGATTAAAAATACCAGAAGTGGACAAACTGATCGAAAAGCAAAAAACAGAATTTTCAGTATCCAAACGAAATGAAATACTCAAACAAATTGATCGAATTGTTTATAAAGAATATCCATATGTATTGCTATGGCATTTGCCAAGCACAAGACTTTTGTATTGGCAAAAATACGGAATGCCTAGTTTACCACTTGGTAAATATGGAGATGAGAGTTTTTCATCTGACTATTGGTGGTATGATGAAGAAAAAGATAAAAAGTTAACGGAAAGCCTTTCTAAAAAAGAAAAGTTTTTAGATTACGAAGCCATTGTTCGTTGGAAGTAA
- a CDS encoding alpha-amylase family protein, producing the protein MNEFEKKTPFAWADEIWLMGVWKNSPSSQRIAQTMPELKTGYHSVRSQLANTDIYGSPYSIYEYKLDPLIGGEKDLTVIYEWFQSKNKKLILDFVPNHMAIDSPLVSEFPNLFLKSFLTEEDKNSFLHPNGNRYKHGKDPYFDGWTDTIQWDFSNPEVENYHIQILKKIAKHCDGVRCDMAMLPLPDVFEKTHGKRSVYHWEKVIHSVKSEFPYFQFYAEVYWGLDVTLRSLGFDATYDKSLYDELVHHRFEQVAELISNESGQILQPNLIRFLENHDENRAKLTFGEHSKTYFSLLSCLPGILLLFDGQEVGSLKKIPVQLKNADDESPDRDIEEFYRRAFFTISNRSTQIEYQTVRYLEMNQLPVFMRLLISNNQTELFLWNYHQVPCSGWISYEEKIQYQETLINIVSNQIYPQGKPQKEGMYFKLEPNEIQWFIF; encoded by the coding sequence TTGAATGAATTTGAAAAAAAAACTCCCTTTGCTTGGGCAGATGAAATTTGGCTTATGGGAGTTTGGAAAAATAGTCCAAGCTCACAAAGAATCGCTCAAACAATGCCTGAACTAAAGACAGGCTACCATTCAGTCAGATCACAACTGGCAAACACAGATATATACGGATCTCCCTATTCCATTTATGAATACAAATTGGACCCTCTGATCGGTGGAGAGAAAGACTTAACAGTGATTTACGAATGGTTCCAATCCAAAAACAAAAAACTCATTCTCGATTTTGTGCCTAACCATATGGCAATTGACTCGCCTTTGGTTTCCGAATTTCCAAATTTATTTCTAAAATCATTCCTTACGGAAGAGGATAAAAATAGTTTTTTACATCCGAATGGAAATCGTTACAAACATGGTAAAGATCCATATTTTGATGGATGGACAGACACAATCCAATGGGATTTTTCAAACCCTGAAGTAGAAAATTACCACATTCAAATCTTAAAAAAGATCGCAAAACATTGTGATGGTGTTAGATGCGATATGGCAATGTTACCTTTACCTGATGTTTTTGAAAAAACTCATGGGAAACGATCCGTCTATCACTGGGAAAAAGTAATTCATTCCGTCAAAAGTGAATTCCCATATTTTCAATTTTATGCAGAAGTGTATTGGGGATTAGATGTTACATTACGTTCATTAGGATTTGATGCTACTTATGATAAATCACTTTATGACGAGTTGGTGCATCATAGATTCGAGCAGGTAGCAGAACTTATTTCAAATGAATCCGGACAAATTTTACAACCTAACCTAATTCGTTTTCTGGAAAATCACGACGAAAATAGAGCAAAACTGACATTTGGCGAACATTCCAAAACATACTTTAGTTTATTATCGTGTCTACCAGGCATTCTACTTCTCTTTGATGGCCAAGAAGTTGGTTCTCTCAAAAAAATTCCTGTACAATTGAAAAATGCAGATGACGAATCACCTGACAGAGACATAGAAGAATTTTACAGGAGAGCCTTCTTCACAATTTCCAATCGTTCCACTCAGATCGAATACCAAACGGTACGTTACTTAGAAATGAACCAATTGCCTGTTTTTATGAGGTTATTGATTTCAAACAATCAGACAGAACTTTTCCTTTGGAATTATCATCAAGTACCTTGTTCAGGATGGATTTCTTATGAGGAAAAAATACAATATCAAGAAACATTAATCAATATTGTTTCGAATCAGATTTATCCTCAAGGTAAACCTCAAAAAGAAGGAATGTATTTCAAATTAGAACCAAATGAGATACAATGGTTTATTTTTTAA
- a CDS encoding RelA/SpoT family protein, giving the protein MGLYQDIKDKQELFDAVQKRLGPEKAQLIEKAYHIADKMHEGQKRLSGEPYIIHPMNVASVLDELGLDERAIAAGLLHDVVEDTNYTKEDMAKEFGEDIAALVEGVTKISEIKSQSKETEAAENIRKMLLATIKDVRVMLIKLADKTHNVRTLKFQPEEKQKRIAKEVLSLYAPIAGRLGVYKVKFELEDLAFQSLHPEEYQEIKKRVSAKKSERDEYIEKIKIILKQRLAEINIDARIDGRAKHFYSIYRKMVTKEKSFSEIFDLRAVRIIANEIKDCYGVLGIVHTLWTPIPGRFKDYIATPKTNLYQSLHTTVFGPDGRPMEVQIRTKEMNAIAENGVAAHWAYKESTNLSRSSVILQNGVENAFRMKWLEILKSWQDPSLDSKEFMEELQYDLHEDEVFVFTPKGEIIEMPKGATVLDYAFRIHTDVGLHARGGKVNGRMVTLRTELKSGDQVEIITEKNSKPSPIWLRIVKTSGARQKLRAYFRKLQEDSQKETIGSVLEASNPTFDENTIKEIKKVKIKKPTKPNQNQEESKEFGISVAGWNDVPVRVASCCTPIPGDEIIGFITRGRGVSVHKKDCATATKQLEWMKTIPVRWEGPGEPIPIQIEVRAKDVQGIYLSMVESISSTETNILEAGASSHPNGTLTAKFMLEVDHLDQLKEILENLRMIQGVVFAERVKK; this is encoded by the coding sequence ATGGGACTCTATCAAGATATAAAGGACAAACAAGAGTTATTTGATGCTGTCCAAAAAAGACTTGGTCCCGAAAAAGCACAACTTATCGAAAAGGCATATCACATTGCCGATAAAATGCATGAAGGACAAAAAAGGCTTTCTGGCGAACCATATATCATCCATCCGATGAATGTTGCTTCTGTATTGGATGAATTAGGTCTAGATGAAAGGGCAATCGCTGCAGGATTATTACATGATGTTGTTGAGGATACAAATTACACTAAAGAAGATATGGCAAAAGAGTTTGGTGAGGACATTGCCGCTCTTGTAGAAGGTGTTACAAAAATTTCAGAAATTAAATCGCAATCGAAAGAAACAGAAGCTGCGGAAAACATTCGAAAGATGTTACTTGCTACGATTAAAGATGTGCGTGTGATGTTAATTAAACTGGCAGATAAAACACATAATGTCAGAACGTTAAAATTCCAACCGGAAGAGAAACAGAAACGAATCGCTAAAGAAGTTTTATCTCTGTATGCTCCTATTGCGGGAAGGCTTGGTGTATATAAGGTAAAATTTGAATTGGAAGATTTAGCCTTTCAGTCTTTACATCCAGAAGAATACCAAGAAATCAAAAAAAGAGTTTCGGCTAAAAAATCGGAACGTGATGAATACATTGAAAAAATAAAAATTATCTTAAAACAACGATTAGCAGAGATCAATATCGATGCAAGGATAGACGGAAGGGCCAAACATTTTTATTCCATATACCGCAAGATGGTCACTAAGGAAAAATCTTTTTCTGAAATCTTTGACCTACGCGCTGTTCGAATCATTGCGAATGAAATTAAAGATTGTTACGGTGTGCTTGGAATTGTACATACCTTATGGACTCCAATCCCCGGAAGATTCAAAGATTATATTGCCACTCCCAAAACAAACCTTTACCAATCTTTGCATACAACAGTGTTTGGACCTGACGGTCGTCCCATGGAAGTACAAATTCGTACAAAAGAAATGAATGCAATTGCTGAGAATGGAGTGGCGGCACACTGGGCATACAAAGAATCGACTAACCTTTCACGTTCTTCTGTAATCTTACAAAATGGTGTGGAAAATGCCTTCCGTATGAAATGGTTGGAGATATTGAAATCTTGGCAAGATCCAAGTTTAGACTCAAAAGAGTTTATGGAAGAACTCCAATATGACCTTCATGAAGATGAGGTTTTTGTTTTCACACCAAAAGGTGAGATCATCGAAATGCCAAAAGGTGCAACTGTTTTAGACTATGCATTTCGTATCCACACTGATGTAGGCCTACACGCGCGTGGAGGTAAGGTAAATGGCAGGATGGTTACACTTCGTACGGAATTGAAGTCTGGTGACCAAGTGGAAATCATTACGGAAAAAAATTCGAAACCATCACCTATTTGGCTTCGGATTGTGAAAACCTCTGGCGCCAGACAAAAGTTACGTGCTTATTTTCGAAAACTGCAGGAAGATTCCCAAAAAGAAACTATTGGTTCTGTCTTAGAAGCTTCCAATCCAACCTTTGATGAAAATACCATCAAAGAAATCAAAAAAGTAAAAATTAAAAAACCGACAAAACCGAACCAAAACCAAGAAGAATCAAAGGAGTTTGGGATTTCTGTTGCTGGTTGGAATGATGTACCAGTTCGAGTTGCCTCTTGTTGTACACCAATTCCAGGGGATGAAATCATTGGATTTATCACACGCGGAAGAGGCGTTAGTGTTCACAAAAAAGACTGCGCTACTGCAACCAAACAGTTAGAATGGATGAAAACAATTCCAGTTCGCTGGGAAGGACCTGGGGAACCAATCCCGATTCAAATTGAAGTTCGTGCCAAAGACGTACAAGGGATTTATCTATCGATGGTAGAGTCCATTTCGAGTACAGAAACAAATATTTTGGAGGCAGGTGCTTCATCCCATCCAAATGGTACACTTACCGCCAAATTTATGTTAGAGGTTGATCACTTAGACCAACTAAAAGAAATATTGGAAAATTTAAGAATGATCCAAGGTGTTGTGTTTGCCGAAAGGGTTAAAAAATAA
- the nadC gene encoding carboxylating nicotinate-nucleotide diphosphorylase, with translation MNRGYTTPVTSITEKDFESLVELALEEDLPAGDITTDTLFSVDESCTAILLAKEEGVLCGLSVIPCLIQKSKTNVTWNQILEDGAPLSKGTIIGELKGSLVGILKMERILLNFIQYLSGIATNANRVAKQFPNLLILDTRKTLPGYRKLAKYAVYTGGGANHRINLSDMAMLKDNHITKAGSIQSAVQMVRQKNPGKKIELEIDGLSQLEDAIESKPDILLLDNFSDGDTEKAIYILREKAPEIRIECSGGITPDKLKFLSKFDGIGVSMGYLTHTVKFLDISLDIK, from the coding sequence ATGAATCGAGGATATACAACTCCGGTAACATCAATCACAGAAAAAGACTTTGAAAGCTTGGTGGAATTGGCTTTGGAAGAAGATTTGCCTGCGGGAGACATTACAACGGATACTTTGTTTTCTGTTGATGAATCGTGTACTGCTATCCTACTTGCTAAAGAGGAAGGTGTATTATGTGGACTTTCCGTGATTCCTTGCCTAATCCAAAAATCGAAAACAAACGTAACTTGGAATCAGATTTTGGAAGATGGTGCCCCTTTGTCCAAGGGAACGATCATTGGTGAGTTAAAAGGATCTCTCGTTGGCATCTTAAAAATGGAACGAATTTTACTCAATTTCATCCAATACCTTTCGGGTATTGCCACAAATGCTAATCGGGTTGCCAAACAGTTTCCAAATCTCCTCATCCTAGATACAAGAAAAACCTTACCTGGTTATCGAAAATTAGCAAAATATGCGGTATACACTGGTGGCGGTGCCAATCATCGAATCAATTTATCTGATATGGCGATGTTAAAAGATAACCACATAACAAAAGCAGGTTCGATTCAATCAGCCGTTCAAATGGTACGGCAAAAAAATCCAGGGAAAAAAATTGAATTGGAAATTGATGGGCTCTCCCAACTAGAAGATGCCATCGAATCCAAACCAGATATCCTTCTTTTGGATAATTTTTCCGATGGGGATACCGAAAAAGCAATTTATATCCTAAGAGAAAAAGCTCCAGAGATTCGCATCGAATGTTCAGGTGGTATTACACCCGATAAATTAAAATTTTTATCTAAGTTTGATGGAATCGGGGTGAGTATGGGATATTTAACTCATACTGTGAAATTTTTAGACATAAGTTTGGATATCAAATAA
- a CDS encoding lipoprotein LipL71, whose protein sequence is MLRKKKTSVFLSALVLFSAGFVNCSQELPLKELALAKSQVERAERLSAEEYAPEEYTEAKKSLVSANEFAAEEKASDSKKSADYAISKAYDALEKTLPKLAAKSREEAVAAIDAADEAYASEYTPEEYKKAVSARDAGETKLAQADASLASYLREDKDETAKELKRTVALQEYEDAHNQFQEASKISSDARKVALEKSGGALVKSADEVDALLDKAASYSKAGNPAIDEEKARVASAREDIQAGKLKSADEKIKAARLASASLLQDSIKDHAKNRNAQAREVVEDANVRFGELNAETYLKSNAKESYASTQENLGASNESLQASGNLLEQDKFEDSIAQSEEAIRLAEISIDQIETLKGKNNVAKKDRKTIETTETTTTETKDTKASSSQVEELSGGWKRYTVEKSNPADCLWRIADREDIYSDAKLWPRIFEANRKSIRNKNLIYPKQKLNIPPKTGKIGKAPKQ, encoded by the coding sequence ATGTTAAGAAAGAAAAAGACATCTGTCTTTCTCTCCGCTTTGGTATTGTTCTCAGCAGGTTTTGTAAACTGCTCCCAAGAACTACCTCTCAAAGAATTAGCTTTGGCAAAATCTCAAGTTGAAAGAGCTGAAAGACTTTCCGCAGAAGAATATGCACCAGAAGAATACACTGAGGCGAAAAAAAGTTTAGTTTCTGCAAATGAATTTGCTGCTGAAGAAAAAGCATCGGACTCCAAAAAGAGTGCTGATTATGCAATTTCCAAAGCATATGATGCATTAGAAAAAACATTACCGAAGTTAGCTGCAAAATCAAGAGAAGAAGCAGTTGCTGCCATTGACGCAGCAGACGAAGCTTACGCTTCTGAATACACTCCTGAAGAATATAAAAAAGCAGTGAGTGCAAGAGATGCAGGTGAAACCAAATTAGCACAAGCTGATGCTAGTCTTGCTTCTTACTTACGTGAAGATAAAGACGAAACTGCAAAAGAATTAAAAAGAACTGTAGCTTTACAAGAATATGAAGATGCTCATAACCAATTCCAAGAAGCATCAAAAATCAGCTCAGATGCAAGGAAAGTTGCACTTGAGAAATCTGGTGGGGCACTTGTCAAATCTGCAGATGAAGTAGACGCATTACTCGACAAAGCGGCATCTTATTCAAAAGCAGGAAACCCAGCAATCGATGAAGAAAAAGCGAGAGTGGCTTCTGCAAGAGAAGACATCCAAGCAGGTAAACTAAAATCAGCGGACGAAAAAATCAAGGCTGCTCGATTGGCATCTGCTTCTTTATTGCAAGATTCCATTAAAGACCATGCTAAAAATCGAAATGCACAAGCGCGTGAAGTGGTTGAAGATGCAAACGTTCGATTTGGTGAGTTAAATGCAGAAACCTATCTCAAATCAAATGCAAAAGAATCATATGCAAGCACACAAGAAAACCTTGGAGCATCCAATGAATCTTTACAAGCATCTGGGAACTTATTAGAACAAGATAAGTTTGAAGATTCAATTGCTCAATCCGAAGAAGCAATTCGATTGGCGGAAATTTCTATCGACCAAATCGAAACTCTCAAAGGAAAAAACAACGTTGCTAAAAAAGATCGCAAAACGATAGAAACAACTGAGACAACAACCACTGAAACAAAAGATACAAAAGCATCTTCTTCTCAAGTGGAAGAATTGTCTGGTGGTTGGAAACGATACACTGTTGAAAAATCAAATCCTGCAGATTGCCTTTGGAGAATCGCGGATCGTGAAGATATTTACAGTGATGCAAAACTTTGGCCACGAATTTTTGAAGCGAATCGTAAATCCATTCGTAATAAAAATCTAATCTATCCAAAACAAAAACTCAATATCCCACCAAAAACGGGAAAAATCGGAAAAGCTCCTAAACAATAA
- a CDS encoding STAS domain-containing protein: MEITRREKDKIVVLDINGEIDLYNAPEIKDVIAKLIEEQKYCIVINLEKVSYIDSSGIGALISSLSNLKKYQGGLKIINVAGSVRKVFELTKLTSFFEIFDSEDEAVTAFK, translated from the coding sequence ATGGAAATCACCAGAAGGGAAAAAGATAAAATCGTAGTACTCGATATTAACGGGGAAATCGACCTTTATAACGCGCCTGAGATCAAGGATGTAATTGCCAAATTGATCGAAGAACAAAAGTATTGCATCGTCATCAATCTCGAGAAGGTATCTTATATCGACTCTTCCGGAATTGGAGCTTTAATTTCAAGTTTGTCCAACCTGAAAAAATACCAAGGTGGATTAAAGATCATCAACGTGGCAGGTTCTGTCCGTAAGGTATTTGAACTCACAAAGTTGACTTCATTTTTTGAAATTTTCGATAGCGAAGACGAAGCAGTCACAGCTTTCAAATAA
- the tgt gene encoding tRNA guanosine(34) transglycosylase Tgt has protein sequence MTSIFKEGVYDPGSYARTGTLTLDGIQIPTPIFMPVGTRGSIKSLTSEDINELGYELILANTYHLYLKPGKEVLDHFAGLKNFMSYKKALLTDSGGFQVFSLASLFKFEDDGVRFQSHIDGSYHKFTPASVIDVQRSIGSDIMMVLDDCAPYGSDTKRLELALERTHRWAKESYQYWMENPNGQNVFPIVQGGVNESLRLKSLETLQNIDFPGIAIGGLSVGEPRPEYIRILECMAPYLDKQRPHYLMGVGTVVDILEGVKNGIDMFDCVLPTRNARNGQVFTSRGKINLRNESHRLSELPIDPECECKVCKTYSLGYIRHLHKVKELTAFSLSTYHNLFFMQSFMEKMRKSIETGNFRPFYDHWKNLFGS, from the coding sequence GTGACATCTATATTTAAAGAAGGCGTCTACGATCCAGGATCGTATGCGAGGACTGGTACATTAACACTAGATGGGATTCAAATCCCAACACCTATTTTTATGCCGGTGGGTACTCGGGGAAGCATCAAGTCACTTACATCGGAAGATATCAACGAACTGGGTTATGAACTCATCCTTGCCAATACTTACCATCTGTATTTAAAACCAGGGAAAGAAGTTTTGGACCATTTTGCTGGTCTCAAAAATTTCATGTCTTACAAAAAAGCATTACTCACTGACTCTGGTGGGTTCCAAGTTTTTAGCCTTGCAAGTCTGTTTAAATTTGAAGACGACGGTGTTCGTTTCCAATCCCATATTGACGGGAGTTATCATAAATTCACACCTGCTTCTGTCATTGATGTGCAGCGCTCTATTGGTTCCGATATCATGATGGTTCTCGATGACTGCGCTCCATATGGAAGTGATACCAAACGATTGGAACTGGCGCTAGAAAGGACACATCGTTGGGCCAAGGAATCGTATCAGTATTGGATGGAAAATCCAAATGGGCAAAATGTATTCCCGATTGTCCAAGGTGGTGTAAACGAATCATTGCGGCTAAAGAGTTTAGAAACCCTTCAAAACATAGATTTCCCTGGGATTGCCATTGGGGGACTCAGTGTTGGGGAACCAAGGCCGGAATACATCCGCATATTGGAATGTATGGCCCCCTATTTGGACAAACAAAGGCCACATTACCTGATGGGTGTTGGAACGGTTGTGGACATCTTAGAGGGAGTCAAAAACGGGATCGATATGTTTGATTGTGTTTTGCCGACACGAAATGCAAGAAATGGCCAAGTATTTACATCTAGAGGCAAAATCAACCTACGAAATGAATCCCATCGATTGAGTGAGTTGCCCATTGATCCCGAATGTGAATGTAAAGTATGTAAAACATATAGTCTTGGTTACATTCGCCATTTACATAAAGTAAAGGAATTAACCGCGTTTTCCTTATCCACCTACCATAATTTATTTTTTATGCAAAGCTTCATGGAAAAGATGCGAAAGTCCATAGAAACAGGCAATTTTCGGCCATTTTATGACCATTGGAAAAATTTGTTTGGTAGCTAA
- a CDS encoding Fur family transcriptional regulator, translated as MLAFEEYLKEKGLKITNQRLLVAQKIFSSHNHFTAEGLLDELKDNKDRISKATIYRILAIMVEAGLLEEHDFGKDYKYYEHIIGHEHHDHIICMQCGRIVEFIDERIEELQNKAASENGFTITGHSLNIFGNCLNFATCEHKNKK; from the coding sequence ATGCTCGCCTTTGAAGAATATCTCAAAGAAAAAGGTTTAAAAATTACAAACCAACGTTTGTTAGTTGCGCAAAAGATTTTTTCTTCTCATAATCACTTTACAGCGGAAGGTTTGCTCGACGAACTGAAAGACAATAAAGACCGAATTTCAAAGGCTACCATCTATCGAATCCTTGCGATTATGGTAGAAGCTGGGCTTCTCGAAGAACATGACTTCGGTAAAGATTATAAATATTACGAACACATCATAGGTCACGAACACCATGACCATATCATTTGTATGCAATGTGGTCGAATTGTTGAGTTCATCGACGAACGTATTGAAGAATTACAGAACAAAGCTGCTTCTGAAAATGGGTTTACCATCACGGGACATAGTTTGAATATTTTTGGGAATTGTTTGAACTTTGCAACCTGCGAACATAAGAACAAAAAGTAG
- a CDS encoding LPS assembly lipoprotein LptE, with product MKQGVIILLFLTVSGCSFLFKEPGRPPKIDGVPVPDSKRLLYIQNVRNNTYSPGMHTRLTQMIMEEIDRRGRFITTREKTLAKYRLYAEIVHYQKVGDLMDLADQQITSELFVVTRVEIIEAETGVKIPMERSEIPGRVHFSTQIGYRESELEAQNRLLRVMALRIAEEAERAWYYSLSGVLN from the coding sequence ATGAAACAAGGTGTCATCATTTTACTCTTTCTTACCGTCTCTGGTTGTTCTTTTCTATTTAAAGAACCAGGTAGACCACCAAAAATCGATGGAGTTCCCGTTCCAGATTCCAAACGACTTTTGTACATTCAAAATGTAAGAAACAATACCTACTCACCTGGGATGCACACTAGACTCACACAAATGATCATGGAAGAGATTGATCGCAGAGGTAGGTTCATCACAACTCGTGAAAAAACTCTCGCGAAATACCGATTGTATGCGGAAATTGTCCACTACCAAAAAGTGGGGGATCTCATGGATTTGGCTGACCAACAAATCACCTCTGAATTATTTGTGGTCACTCGAGTGGAAATCATTGAAGCTGAAACTGGAGTCAAAATTCCAATGGAACGAAGTGAAATTCCGGGAAGAGTGCATTTTTCCACCCAAATTGGGTACCGCGAATCAGAATTGGAAGCTCAAAATCGATTGTTACGTGTGATGGCCCTTCGAATTGCAGAAGAAGCAGAAAGAGCTTGGTATTATTCTCTCTCTGGTGTATTGAATTAA